ACAGGACAACTATCTCTTGGTCATGCTGCTTTCATGAGTATTGGCGCATATACATCTGCATTGATTTCCATGAAATTAGGCTTACCTTTTGGGGTTGCCCTACTGGCAGGTGCTTTAATGGCTAGCTTTTTTGGCGTTTTAGTTGGTTTCCCTACATTGCGTTTAACTGGGGATTATTTGGCTATTGCAACTTTAGGCTTTGCTGAAATTGTTCGTGTTCTTCTGGTTAACATGCAATTTACAGGAGGAGCTTTAGGACTTTCACCAATACCAAATAAAACAAATTTATATATAGTTTATTTACTTGTTTTTGTTGTGATTTTTGCCATGTATCGAATTGAAAATTCTAGAGTGGGCCGTGCTTTTTTAGCTATTAGGGAAGACGAAATTGCTGCTGAAGCAATGGGAATTCAAACTACAAAATATAAAATTTTAGCCTTTGCCATGGGAGCTTTTTGTGCCGGCTTAGGTGGGGCACTATATGCCCATTATATTACTTATATAAATCCTATTGATTTTGGCTTTATGAAATCTATAGAAATATTGAACATGGTCGTTTTAGGTGGAATGGGAAGTATACCTGGTACAATAATAGGTGCAAGTTTATTAACCTTAGCTCCTGAAACGTTGAGGTTTGTGGATGAGTACAGAATGCTATTCTATGGCGCAATGCTAATTGCTTTAATGATTTTTAGGCCCAATGGTCTACTTGGAGGAGTTAACTTTAGAAATTTAGTTTTTAAAACCTTTAAATTAAACCGGTCTTCCCAGGGCAAGTAAATAAGGGGTGAAAATAATGAGCCTTTTAGATCTAAATGATGTAACTATTAATTTTGGCGGTTTGACTGCAGTACAATCTCTAAATTTAAAAATTGAAAAAGGAGAAACCCTGGCTTTAATAGGCCCCAATGGTGCTGGGAAAAGTACAGTTTTTAATATGATTACAGGTATTTATCCTCCAACCAAAGGTGAAATATTATTCAATAATGAAAAGATTAACGATTTAAAACAGTTTCAAGTTACTAAGAAAGGAATAGCTAGAACCTTTCAAAATATTCGTTTGTTTAAAGATTTAAGTGTTCTAGATAATGTAAAAATTGGCTGCCATGCACACACTAAAAGTGAAATACTAGGAGCTTTTATGCGTTTCCCATCTGTGAAAATAGAAGAGCAAAAAATTACTTCTGAGGCCCAAAAGTTTCTAAAATTAATGCAGCTTGATCATAAGAGTGATGAAATGGCGAAAAATTTATCCTATGGAGAACAGCGCCGTTTAGAAATTGCTAGAGCATTGGCTTCCCATCCCAAATTGCTCTTACTTGATGAACCAGTGGCTGGCATGAACCCTCAAGAAAAAGTTGCTTTGTCGAAAGTTATTGGAGAAATTAAAAATTTAGGTATAACTATTTTTTTAGTCGAGCACGATATGAAATTTGTTATGAGTATTTCCAACCGGGTTGCAGTACTAGATTATGGGCGTAAAATAGCAGACGGGACACCGAAAGAAATTAAAAAGCATCCAGAAGTTATTGCAGCTTATTTAGGAAAGGGAGTGGTCTAGTGCTGATAGTAAAAAATATAGATGTCAGTTACGGGGCCATTAAAGCCATACAAAATATTTGCTTTGAAGTTAATGAAGGTGAAATAGTTACTTTAATTGGGGCCAACGGAGCAGGAAAAAGTACAACTCTTCGGGCTATATCTGGCTTGGTTACCATGGATTCTGGTACAATTACAATGGAAGGAAAAAGTATCCACAATTTACCTCCGCATGTTATAGTTAGTATGGGAATTTCCCATGTTCCTGAGGGCAGAAGAGTGTTTCCTCAAATGAGTGTTGCTGAAAATTTGGAATTAGGTGGTTATACAAGAAAAGATAAGAAAAACAAATTTGTTGATATTGAGCAGATTTACGAAAAATTTCCACGTTTAAAAGAACGAAAAAATCAATTGGCTGGGACCCTTAGTGGTGGAGAACAGCAGATGCTGGCTATTGGTAGGGCTTTGGTATCTAAACCCAAATTACTCCTTTTGGATGAGCCTTCAATGGGACTTGCTCCAATGCTAGTTCAACAGATATTCGATACTATAAAAGAAATAAACTCTAATGGGACAACTATACTTCTAGTAGAACAAAATGCACATATGGCTTTGACCATAGCTCATCGAGCTTATGTGTTGGAAACGGGAGAAATAGTGCTTTCAGGAACAGCTAAGGAGCTGGCAGAAAATCCAGAAGTGAAGAAGGCATATCTAGGCGAATAACAAAAAAATAGTGGTGTTTATTTTGGTAAAGATTTTGAGTAAGAATTTATTTGACCATAAGGGCAAACATGCGCTAAATCCATACCTAGTTATGGCCATAGCTATTATATGCATATCCTTCGGTTCAATTTTTTCTAAAATGTCCGATGCACCTGCGATTATTATTGCGGCCTATAGGTTGGGTTTTTCTTCATTATTATTACTACCTTTTATATTTGGCAAAAGTTGGCAAGAATTTAAAAGTATAAAAAGCTCTAAGGTACTTTGGGCTTTGTTAAGTGGTTTGTTTTTAGCTTTACATTTCGCTACTTGGGTAAGTTCATTAAAATATATTACTGTTTCAAGCTCGGTGGTATTAGTGGCACTACAGCCCGTTTTTGTTGCCGTGGGCTCCTATTTATTCTTAAAGGAAAAAATACCTATTAAAGCATTATTAGCTGGGCTGATAGCTTTAAGTGGTACGTTCCTAATTGGAGCAGGAGATTTACAAATTGGCAGCAAAGCGTTGTGGGGGGACTTTTTAGCTATTAGTGGAGCAGTATTTGCCGCTGCTTACTGGATAGTTGGACGTTCTTTAAGGCAATCTCTAAGTGTTACAACTTATACCTTTTTGGTTTATACAACTAGTGCAGTAATACTTTTTGGATTCGCATATGTACAGAGTATACCTCTTTTGGCATATGACATAAAAAATTGGGTGCTGTTTTTTGCATTGGCAATAGTTCCTACCTTAGGAGGGCATTCCCTTTTTAATTGGTCCTTAGGGTATGTTCAATCTATCGTAGTCTCCATAAGTATTTTAGGAGAAGCAGTTGGGGCTACTATTTTAGCTTATTTTATCTTTGGTGAAGCGCCAACGTTTATTGAACTATTTGGTGGGATTGTAATTTTATTAGGATTATATTTATTTATTATAAATAATAAGCAATAGGAAAGTGAAAATTTTATCATTTTCCTATTGCCTTAATTTAGAACTCTGGCTTAGAGTTCTTTTCTATTTATTGATCTTTTTTCGCTATTTTAGCCATGCAATAGACCAAACTTTCACTTTCAACATGGAAGTTTATACATTGGCAGCATTTCCCATGACGTTCACAATCCTTTTTAGGACAATTGCAGTTCTCTTCATTGCAGTTTTGTGCCATCGTTTTTCCTCCTTTATGTATAATTTCTTATTAATAATAACATGAATTTTTCATCTTTAAATTAATAAATTAAGGAAATTAACTAGTAATTTATTTAAATTGATCTAGCAGGAAATATTAACTTAAAACAGGAAAATAGGATTTGGTTAGATTTTTTGTATAAACAAATAATAGATTACGAGACAATAAAGCTTTAATGGGGGTTTACTCAGTGAATGATAAAATTGAACTTCTTGGTCCTGCGGGAAGCAAAGAAGCATTTATTGCAGCAATTCAAAATGGTGCCGATGCAGTATATTTAGGAGGGAAATCATTTAGTGCAAGACACTACGCTGCTAATTTTGATGATAAGGAATTAGAATGGGCTGTGCAGTATGCACATAGACAAAATAAACTAGTTTATGTGACTTTAAATACTTTACTCAGGGACGATGAATTGGAACAGGCAGCTACATATTTAAATTTTCTTTATGGGATTGGAATAGATGCTGTTATAGTGCAGGATTTAGGATTGGTGAAATTAATTAGAGATTTATTTCCCAACTTAAAAATACATGCTAGTACTCAAATGACAATTCACAACGCTGCGGGAGTAAAGTTTTTGGAGGAACTAGAAATCAAAAGGGTTGTGTTAGCAAGGGAAGTTAATTTAAATGATATCGAGGCAATAAAAAAAATAGCAAATGTTGAGTTAGAGATATTTGTTCATGGTGCTTTGTGTATTTCTTATTCCGGACAGTGTTTAATGAGCAGCATGATAGGAGGTAGGAGTGGCAACAGAGGCAAATGTGCCCAACCTTGTCGTATGAAATATCAGCTTATTAAAGGGAAAAAGCAAATTGCATCTGAACAGGGTGAGTACCTTCTTAGTCCTCAAGATTTAAATACTATATTATATTTGCCGCAAATTCTAAGTTCAGGGGTAACCTCCCTGAAGCTTGAGGGTCGAATGAAAAGACCCGAATATGTGGCCACAGTTATACGTATTTATCGCCAGGCTATA
This DNA window, taken from Bacillota bacterium LX-D, encodes the following:
- a CDS encoding DMT family transporter — translated: MVKILSKNLFDHKGKHALNPYLVMAIAIICISFGSIFSKMSDAPAIIIAAYRLGFSSLLLLPFIFGKSWQEFKSIKSSKVLWALLSGLFLALHFATWVSSLKYITVSSSVVLVALQPVFVAVGSYLFLKEKIPIKALLAGLIALSGTFLIGAGDLQIGSKALWGDFLAISGAVFAAAYWIVGRSLRQSLSVTTYTFLVYTTSAVILFGFAYVQSIPLLAYDIKNWVLFFALAIVPTLGGHSLFNWSLGYVQSIVVSISILGEAVGATILAYFIFGEAPTFIELFGGIVILLGLYLFIINNKQ
- a CDS encoding ABC transporter ATP-binding protein, with protein sequence MSLLDLNDVTINFGGLTAVQSLNLKIEKGETLALIGPNGAGKSTVFNMITGIYPPTKGEILFNNEKINDLKQFQVTKKGIARTFQNIRLFKDLSVLDNVKIGCHAHTKSEILGAFMRFPSVKIEEQKITSEAQKFLKLMQLDHKSDEMAKNLSYGEQRRLEIARALASHPKLLLLDEPVAGMNPQEKVALSKVIGEIKNLGITIFLVEHDMKFVMSISNRVAVLDYGRKIADGTPKEIKKHPEVIAAYLGKGVV
- a CDS encoding branched-chain amino acid ABC transporter permease, which encodes MDFIFNDYNLRILISVGIYIIMALGLNLITGVTGQLSLGHAAFMSIGAYTSALISMKLGLPFGVALLAGALMASFFGVLVGFPTLRLTGDYLAIATLGFAEIVRVLLVNMQFTGGALGLSPIPNKTNLYIVYLLVFVVIFAMYRIENSRVGRAFLAIREDEIAAEAMGIQTTKYKILAFAMGAFCAGLGGALYAHYITYINPIDFGFMKSIEILNMVVLGGMGSIPGTIIGASLLTLAPETLRFVDEYRMLFYGAMLIALMIFRPNGLLGGVNFRNLVFKTFKLNRSSQGK
- a CDS encoding ABC transporter ATP-binding protein, with protein sequence MLIVKNIDVSYGAIKAIQNICFEVNEGEIVTLIGANGAGKSTTLRAISGLVTMDSGTITMEGKSIHNLPPHVIVSMGISHVPEGRRVFPQMSVAENLELGGYTRKDKKNKFVDIEQIYEKFPRLKERKNQLAGTLSGGEQQMLAIGRALVSKPKLLLLDEPSMGLAPMLVQQIFDTIKEINSNGTTILLVEQNAHMALTIAHRAYVLETGEIVLSGTAKELAENPEVKKAYLGE